One part of the Mercenaria mercenaria strain notata unplaced genomic scaffold, MADL_Memer_1 contig_3839, whole genome shotgun sequence genome encodes these proteins:
- the LOC128553453 gene encoding uncharacterized protein K02A2.6-like: MRKANLALKRERHVVPTVDDIIMELNGSTVFSKVDLYKGFHQLELSEESRNMTVFASHVGLWSVVKTDNGSPFNSQIFSDFADRFGFKHRKITPLHPMANGTAEAFMKPLVKTMKTASASGKNFKTEISSFLMNYRSTPHPSTGLSPYELMFNRKMKTKLPQFSVFRKDKYVRERDTKAKMKNKRYADIRRKTKYSTIKPGDKVLVKQNIRNKLDTPFSSSVGKVIPRKGSMVTVQHNDRTITRDISPFKPVNSFNDSDQRKSSSGADGTSLRKSGRKRRPLEGL, encoded by the exons ATGAGAAAAGCGAATCTAGCATTAAAGCGTGAAAGACATGTCGTGCCTACAGTGGATGACATTATAATGGAACTAAATGGCTCCACCGTGTTTTCAAAGGTGGACCTTTACAAAGGGTTCCATCAGCTCGAACTTTCCGAGGAATCAAGAAACATGACCGTGTTCGCAAGCCATGTTGGACTTTGGAG TGTCGTGAAAACTGACAATGGATCTCCATTCAACAGTCAAATCTTCTCGGACTTTGCAGATCGTTTTGgttttaaacatagaaaaataacACCACTCCATCCGATGGCAAACGGTACAGCAGAAGCATTTATGAAGCCTTTAGTTAAAACCATGAAAACCGCATCAGCATCAGGAAAGAACTTTAAAACTGAAATCAGTAGTTTCCTCATGAACTATAGGAGTACCCCACATCCAAGCACTGGGCTTTCTCCGTATGAACTCAtgtttaacagaaaaatgaaaacaaaacttccCCAGTTTTCAGTTTTCAGAAAGGATAAGTATGTCAGAGAAAGAGACACTAAAGCAAAGATGAAAAATAAACGTTATGCCGACATCCGACGGAAAACGAAGTATTCAACAATAAAACCTGGAGACAAGGTACTTGTGAAACAAAATATAAGGAATAAACTTGACACACCATTCAGCTCTTCAGTCGGTAAGGTAATCCCCAGAAAAGGTTCTATGGTCACAGTTCAACACAATGATCGTACAATTACCCGTGACATATCCCCTTTCAAACCTGTAAACTCATTTAACGACAGCGACCAGCGTAAATCCTCTTCCGGCGCCGACGGTACCTCACTGCGAAAATCGGGAAGGAAACGAAGACCCCTAGAAGGTTTATAG